The window TTTGTTCTAGAAACTAACTCGCGGATAGCAAGAGAACTTAAATAGCATCATGAGGTACAAGAATGAAAGTAGAAGGGGATAATTACATGCCCGATGAAACAGAGATTCAAATTGTTAATACGTTGAACGGACGCCGCAACGTGGTTGTAGCAGAGGATAACAAGATTACATATGGGGAGCTAATCAAGAGCTATTCTTTGGCACCACCAGAAGTTGTATGGACAGTCCTTGATGAAGATGGGAATGATATCACAGATATGGAAGTTGGGGAGCGTGAATGTGTAGCACACATAACTCCCGGCCAAGATATTGCTGGTGGAGCATAAACCAAGCAGATTTGTTCTACTGTATGTGAAATCACGGGGGAATAGAACCCATCCCAATTCATGTAGAGCAGTTCAATCAAGCAAAAGAACTCTTTCCCACACTCAAAGCCGTCGCAAAGTCTGGAGAATTCATTTTTGCGGTTACGATTGTAATTAGGGGAGTTGTAGGAAAGGGAGATACCACACGGATTCCATATCACATGTTTGTGGATCTCGCGAATTTCCCAAACATCATGCCGGATTGCTTCATCATGAATATTCCTGATGATGAAATCAAACATATCAACGTCTTCCACCCAAAGATGTGTCCAAAACTCAACAAAGAGTATCCTTTCATTTGTCTGGGGAATATCAAAGACGAGTTACAGAAGTATAGACATCTAATGGCGTTTCTACAGGGAGTAAAACGAATTCTAAACAACGAGAACTACGATAGCCCAGCAAGAAAATAGCCAAAGACACGAATCACTTATTGCATAACACGAGGTAGTTAGATGGAAAATGTTTCAGAGTTATCAGCGAGAGTAGATAGGCAGATTGGGCTAGTTTATCAAGAAAGAATAGAAGATATGCGAGTCTTCATTGGTGGTTCAGGGCCGATAATTGACTTCTTAGTAACTCATCTTGCGTTCTTGGGTTTTGGTACATCACAGGGATTCATTGGGTTCTACAAGAACCGGAAAGTCAAAGAGGAGGATATCAAGGGACAATTGCTCTTGAAGGAAACAGACCTAGGAAAACCACTGTGGGAAATGATTAGAAAGAGGGTATCAAAAGCAATAGCGGCGGATATCCGGATAGTTGGGATAGAAGATTTGGATGCCTACAACTACGATGCTGTTGTTGCAGTTCGGAGTGCAAATAGCGATTCTAATGACGAAATGAAACTGCCTTCAGCAGAGACACCGATTTGGGCTGTCTCCACAAAGACGGCAGCATATATGGGGGCAGAAAAACCTGTTTATGATCAGTCTAGTTTTGATATTCTGACTCCTTCGCTGGCCGCTGTTGCTGCAGGTTTCGCCGTGACTGAAATAATGAGACGAAATCAACTGATTCGTCCTTCCGAGATACTCTCCCAAGATTTGAACATGAGATATATCGTTCAACAACCCGGTATTCTTGAGAAATGCAAGAAGGCCCAAAAAACCCGTGACCGGCTACCATTCAAAATTAGAATGAAAATCGGCGGAGAAACTCTTGTAGCGGATTATGAGGAGTATACCGAGACGGTATACCACTATGCGGAAGGAGAACGGATTGAAGAGGTAGTTGTAGACCCAGACAGAGTCATATTGAATTGTAGATTCCCCAAGGAATCCTTCCTCACACGTATGTTGTTTGATCAGATTGAAGTGTTAGATGATATTTCTCAAGAAATATTCTCACCAACAGATTCACTCCTATTCTCTCCAATAGAAGGAACACAGATTGAGCATGTAGAGAACAGCATCCACATTATGGACAAGGATGTAGATATTCCTACTGAGCTGCACGATAAAACGGTGTTCTTTCTGGGTGTTGGCGGTATTGGGTCATGGAGCACAGTTTTATTCAATCTCTCAAATACAGAAAACTGTACACTGATATTGAATGATCATGATCAAGAGGTGGAAGAGCACAATCTAAACCGACAGATTCTGTTTAGTCACGAAGAAATTGGACAACCAAAAGCCCTTGCTGGTCGAAGAAAACTAAGAGAAGTAAATCCAACTAACGAAATCATCTCACTGCCATGGCAAACGGAAATAGGGGTGGCCAATGCTTTGGTGATGAACGATCTGTTATCATTGGAAGAATATGAAAAGAGAAAGAACGATTCAACTATGATAGAAGTAGATGGGGTTCAAATCCCGTCTGAAATCGTACGCGAAGAATCAGTAATAGCACATGCATTATCAAATTCTGATATTCTAATATGCGGACCGGATAATATCCGAACAAGATACATCTCAACAGTGATTGGAAAGAAACAGGGAATACCAGTTATCAGCGCAGCTGCAGAAAGATTCGAGGGGAAAGTCGATCTCTTTCTACCCGATGGCGATTGTTATGTTTGCAGATACGGAGAGCAGACCAAGGAACAGCGAGAAGTCGTCAGCTGTACCGGCAAGATACCAATCCCGTCCATTGTTTCAACCATAGGTACGATTGGGGCAATGCAGACAGCAGTAGCAATTGCATGTTTGGCTGAGATTGAAAAGAGAATCACTCATTATGTCCAGTACTATCCAAGATATCAACTACTGGCGAAATGTCTATCTGGGAGTGGTTGCCGCCATCAAGTCAAAGAGGACTGTCCAGAACACTTGAATCTCCCCCTATCTGATAACCCTATTCTCTTCTTTGAACGAGACAATGTGAACAACAGACAAGACCTGGAGAAATGACACGAATGGCAGCAAATGCAGTAAAAATCCCCGAGAAAGTGGTTTTTAATAGATCTACCTTTGAGCAGTTCAAGTTCTACACAAGGCTTTATGGGGAGACCGAATGGGGTGGGTTATGCATAGGATTTCAGAAGAACCGAGCCTTCTATGTAAGAGCAATAATATTGCCTCCACAGAAACGCAAGTCGCTTGGCTCCTGTGAATTTAGAAAGGAACTATTCCCGCTGTTGACTAAGCAACTCATCGAATTACAAAACAAATACAAGGATTTCTATGATTACAGGATTGGTGTATGGATACATACGCACCCTGGGTTCGGCGTTTTCTTCTCAGGCACGGACATAAACACTTTCAGGTATTTAACGAAGCTGTCTCCGGATTACCTCGGAGTAGTTTTGGACCCTATCAAAAATCAGGTAATTGGATACAACAGCCGCATTCAATCCCCCGAAGAAGAGAATAGGGACATAGAGGCCGAAAACCAAGAAACTATTGAAAAACCAGATTCCTTTCAAGAAATACCTGTAGAATTTGCCGATCCGGAATCGACGAAAGATCAAGAAGAGACTTTCTTGCGGGAGCTGACAGAATACATCAGTTCTCCCCGAGCTTCTCAACTAATTGAAGACACTAAGAATATCGAGGTCTTTGTACCTCTCGCTGAGAAAGACCACTTCATCAGAACCATGTCACTTCGAATACAATATGTCGAAGAGAGAATAGCAGAATTGAGACATCAAACCCGATTTGAAGTCACACAAGGACGTATCGAATCTCAGCTCCGCAGATTGCTTGCCAGTTCTGAGGTAAAGCACAGAGATATTGCGATTCCAGATTATGTAGTAATCAAGAAAGATGGGTTCCATTACTCAATTCGTGAGGAGAGAGAAATAGCAATAGAGCAGATTCGCTGGAACGAAATCAACGATTTCAATGCAAAGGTTGTACAAGAAATGACCCATCCTCAGCACGGAAATAAGGCACATATACTCCTTGTTTCAATCGAGAAACAGAAAAAGAGGCTCTTTGCTAAGCCGATAATGAAACGGTTTTTCATCTACACAATGAACATCTCAGATTTCTACCAGTGCCTTGCAGAATATAGTCCATCCGCTCGCATTCAATGGGACAATCTAGAGGGAAAAACTGTCGATGACAAAGAGCAGTCCGACACTCCATCCAGTATAGATGAAGAATCCGAGACTCGGGAACAGCAAAATCAGCAGGATGGAGAAAAAACTGAGTTGCCAGATGATGGTAATGAGTAGTAGCAGTGTACTAATTAGATTCGAGAGTAAGATAGAATAGAATCAAATCAATAATTCATACCATTCAACAGTGGAGACTGGACCTAAATTGCATCGACCAAATTGGGAGAAGATTGTCATATTCAATACATCTCTCCAAATTGTGTCGGGTAGTTTCAAAACTCTGCACTTCTTTGTCAAAATACCGCCATCTGATTTGCGACAGAAGGTGAAGTTCTTAGCATCAAGCCATCGCTGCAGTATAAAATCAGAGCGGTGGTCCAGCCTCTGTAAATTCGAAACACATTATGAAGATATGAAACAAAAGGGTCCCAATGATTTCAATGTGGTGATCGATGTTAGTGTACCCAGACCCCACCCCTACAGATTATCTAGAAATGTGGTGGTTTCGGATCTGGATAATCTATGGAATGAAATGCCGTACGTCAAAGACTATCTAAAAGCCAGAGATTTCGTCGAGGTCAATTCGGACCAAATACAGACCCAGTCCGAGGAGCTGGTCACAGGGTCGATGGACTTTTGGGAAGCAATAGAATCGATTGTGGAATGGATCAGCTCTCATGTGGTTTACGATTACAATCTTCAAGGTCAAGCTTACAAGGGAGCTCTAGCGACCATACGGTCACGTAGAGCTATATGTAGTGATTTTGTCCATCTTCTATTAGCAATGACAAGAACAGTGAATATTCCATCTCGTGCTATCATTGGATTTCATAACCAAGAGAATGCCGAGTCTTGGACTATTCACTCGTGGGCTGAGGTCTATGATCCGAAGTTTGGATGGACTCCAATTGATGCTACAGTACAACCGACTAATATTGCAAAACTTGGAGACAGATATATCCGACTTACAGCAGGTTATAATTGTGCAGAACGTTCGTATGCATATTACACTACCCCCGCCGAGGAAACTGATGTTGATATCTCCGTAAAGCAGTATGTTCGTATCGGAGAAGACATGCTTGAGGTTA of the Candidatus Thorarchaeota archaeon genome contains:
- a CDS encoding transglutaminase domain-containing protein; this translates as MHRPNWEKIVIFNTSLQIVSGSFKTLHFFVKIPPSDLRQKVKFLASSHRCSIKSERWSSLCKFETHYEDMKQKGPNDFNVVIDVSVPRPHPYRLSRNVVVSDLDNLWNEMPYVKDYLKARDFVEVNSDQIQTQSEELVTGSMDFWEAIESIVEWISSHVVYDYNLQGQAYKGALATIRSRRAICSDFVHLLLAMTRTVNIPSRAIIGFHNQENAESWTIHSWAEVYDPKFGWTPIDATVQPTNIAKLGDRYIRLTAGYNCAERSYAYYTTPAEETDVDISVKQYVRIGEDMLEVSMFPE
- a CDS encoding ThiF family adenylyltransferase; translated protein: MENVSELSARVDRQIGLVYQERIEDMRVFIGGSGPIIDFLVTHLAFLGFGTSQGFIGFYKNRKVKEEDIKGQLLLKETDLGKPLWEMIRKRVSKAIAADIRIVGIEDLDAYNYDAVVAVRSANSDSNDEMKLPSAETPIWAVSTKTAAYMGAEKPVYDQSSFDILTPSLAAVAAGFAVTEIMRRNQLIRPSEILSQDLNMRYIVQQPGILEKCKKAQKTRDRLPFKIRMKIGGETLVADYEEYTETVYHYAEGERIEEVVVDPDRVILNCRFPKESFLTRMLFDQIEVLDDISQEIFSPTDSLLFSPIEGTQIEHVENSIHIMDKDVDIPTELHDKTVFFLGVGGIGSWSTVLFNLSNTENCTLILNDHDQEVEEHNLNRQILFSHEEIGQPKALAGRRKLREVNPTNEIISLPWQTEIGVANALVMNDLLSLEEYEKRKNDSTMIEVDGVQIPSEIVREESVIAHALSNSDILICGPDNIRTRYISTVIGKKQGIPVISAAAERFEGKVDLFLPDGDCYVCRYGEQTKEQREVVSCTGKIPIPSIVSTIGTIGAMQTAVAIACLAEIEKRITHYVQYYPRYQLLAKCLSGSGCRHQVKEDCPEHLNLPLSDNPILFFERDNVNNRQDLEK